A region of the Harpia harpyja isolate bHarHar1 chromosome 14, bHarHar1 primary haplotype, whole genome shotgun sequence genome:
CCCGGCCTCCCTGGTTTCCCCGGCCCCCCGGTTCCCCCACGCCGTGGCCACCCTGGGTTTCCCGGTCCCTCCACTCAGCCCCGGCTGCCCTGGGCTCCCCGGTCCCCTGGTCCCTCCCGGTTCCCCCACCCCCCGGCCGCTCTGAGTTCCCCGGTCTCCCCGGTCCCCCACTCACCCCCCGGCTGCCCTGGAAGGCGATCGCGGGCCCGGGCGCCCCCTGCAACAACAGCGGGCACCGATGAGTCCCGCCTGCGCCCggctcccccccgcccgccccggcccggtcTGGTCCCACCTGCCGCCGACCGCAGCCGCGCagcgcccgcgccgccgccgccgagacCCGCACGTGCAGGAGGCTCAGCCGGGGGCCCGGCCCGCAGCCCCGGTACCGGAGCCGCCAGCGCAGCTCCGGCCGCGGCATGGCCCGGACTGCGGGACCGCGGCGGGTGGGGCGGGcccggggggcagcggcggggcggggcggtggcggcgggagCCCCGTGGCGGGGCTCGGCCTGACCCGGCTATTTTTGCCGCCGGCCCGGGCTAATCCCGTGAGCGGCTTCCTGGCGTTAGGTAACGGCGCGACGCGATGCGCTCGGCGACGGTCCCGGCCCGGGCGGCCCGGGGCAgtcgcggcgcggcggggccggcggcgacGCGTCCGGTGCGGGCTGGTGGCCGCGGGCGCCCGCCGCCGTCGAGCCCCGACGGCGGCCCGGACCAAGGCCGGCTGGTAGCGGCGGGCGGCGAGGCGGGCCGGGACCGGGCATGCCGGGACCCTCGCCCGGCGGCTCCCCGGAGCGggaggcgggggccggcgggcggccgcggggccccGGTGGGGGCAGGCGGGTGCGGTTCCGCCTGCCCCACACCGCCATCGCCGTGCCGTCGGTGCGCGAGGAGGAGCGGCTGTTCTACCGGCGGCTGGAGGCGCtggcggccccgggccccggcggCTTCGGGCCGCTCTTCGCGGCCGACGGCTGGAGCGACCTGACAGGTGAGGGCccgcgggcagccccggggagagCCGGGCCCCGGGCGTCCCGGGACGGTTCTcagggccgcccccgccccgcagAGGACCGGCTGCTGCGGAAGCGCGTGGTGCGGGACGGGCAGGGCGGGCCGCGACCGCGGCCGGGCCAGGAGGTGTCGGTGAAGGTGCTGGGCGCCCTGGAGGACGGCGGGCTGGTGGAGCGGGACCCGCGGCTCACCTTCGTGCCGGGACACGGCGACGTCGTGCAGGTCAGTCCCGGCCGGGGCGCGGTGCGGGCTGAGCGCTGCCCGGTGCCGCGCCCGGCCAGCCCCTCCGTGCCCGCGTCCGCAGGCCCTGGAGCTGGGCGTCCCCACCATGCAGCCCGGGGAGGTCTCCTTCTTCCTCGCCGCCTTCCCCTACGGCTACGGCCGCCCGGGCAGGTAGGGCGGAcaggggcctgggggggggcaggcaccggtagggccgggggccgggcaggggctggggcagccagCGCTGTGCCCGCAGGGAGCCCGACGTGCCGCCCGAGGCACCGCTGCTGTTCGAGGTGACGCTGCTGGAGGTGCGAGACGGCCCCGACCCGcagccgctgccgcccgccgcccgcctgcGCCTGGGCTCGCAGCGGAGGGAGCGGGGCAACTTCCACTTCGCGCGGGGCGACTTCGCGGCGGCGCTGCGCTCCTACCGCCTGGCCCTGCGCGCCCTCGACGGCCCCGCTGCCGGTGAGACCGGgcgggggagaaggggagggaggtcGGGGGCTGAGTCGGGGCGCTGAGGCCgcgctccccccgcagccccgcccgggccgcaggaggaagaggagctgcgGGAGCAACGCGTCAAGTGCCTCAACAACTGCGCGGCCGCCGAGCTGAAGCTGGAGCGGGCGGCTGAAGCGCTGGCGGCCTGCGAGGCGGCACTGCGCATCAGCCCGGACAACGGCCGGGCGTTGCTTCGGCGGGGGCAGGTGGGTCCGAGGcccgcgccgcgccccccccccccgctcctctccccagcccgcccgcccgctcccgcctGCTCCTCTCCCCGCAGCTGCTGGCGCAGCAGGGCCGGGACGCGGAGGCCGCGCTCGACCTGAGGAGAGCCCTGGAGCTGGACCCGGCCAGCAAGGTGCGGGGGTCCCGCAGGAGCccggctcggggtgggggggcgacACCGGCACCGTCGGGGGTCCCGCCGGAGCCGCCGCAGCCGCCTCGCCGCCCGCAGGTGATTCACGCCGAGCTCTCGCGGCTGGTGAAGCGCCGGAGCCCCCCGGCCCGCGCCGACCCCCAGGAGCCCCGCCAGGGCCCGacgccgccgccgagccccgggTGCGTAGGCGCGCCGGCGGAGCGGGCTGCCCGGGGAGGGGCCGTCGGGGGCCGGTCGCGGTCCCGCCTGTCCCCACCGGCGCGGATGGCGCTCACGGCGGTCCCTCCCCGCAGAGCCCCAGCACCGCCCGCGCCGAAAGGAGAAGCCTGAGCGGCGCCGCGGAGCCCGCCCGGAGGAGCCGCCGCCCCCCCCAGGGATGGAGAAGAGGCTGCGGGGCCGCCGgtagcccggcccggcccgagggTCGCAGCGGCTCCGGGCGTCGGACCGAGGAGCGGGAAAGGCGCCCCCAGCGCCCcaccccccgcccctccccgccctccTGCGCTgtctcccgccccgccccccgcacGGCTCACGCCCCAGGCGTCATGGCCGGTCGCGGCCCCGTCATGTCCCGCCCCCCAACGCGTGGGCGCGGCTCTGGCGCCTGCGCCCCAGCTTCCGGCTTTTTCGCCCCCGCCGGCAGAATGGCAGCCGTAGCCCGCGGCCAATCAGGCGGGGCCTAACCGGAGAGGCGCGCCAATAGGAGGGCGGCAGGGGCGGGCTCGGCGCGGCGATTGGCCGTGCCGCGCCCTTAAAgagtggggcggggcggggcgcacGGGGGGGTCAGTGCGGGACGTGGCGGCGGAGCggagggcgggagggagcggcGCCATGACCCGTGAGTGCGGgctgcggccgggccggggggagcggcgCCGTCGTGACCCGCCCTGTGGGGCCGGCCtcgtggggggggtgggggggcggcggcggcggcgccgtgACCCGagagcgcggggccggggcgcgggctgggccgcggggccggggctgggccgcagggccgggccccgggccgggccgttCTGAGGCGGCCACGCCGTCGCAGGCGGGAACCAGCGCGAACTGGCGCGGCAGAAGAACCTAAAGAAGCAGAGCGACTCGGGCAAGGGCAAGCGGCGGGACGACGGGCTCTCGGCCGCCGCCCGCAAGCAGAGGTGagcgccgggccggccccgccgacccgcaccccccacccccccagccccgatCCCCGGTCCCCTCCTGCTGGCGGTGCCGGTACCGCTGCCAGCCCGGCGACGCGTTCTCCCGCAGGGACTCGGAGATcatgcagcagaagcagaagaaggcGGACGAGAAGAAGGAGGGCGCCAAGTagcccgcggccgggccgggccgccgctgccccggggccgggccgcccgccggcaGGATgcccagcgcagccccggggccgggccgccccgtcGGGGACCCCGGCAGCCCCCTGCGCCTGCCTCGGGTCCGTCTCCTATTAAAGTAGCTTGTGGAGCCCTGCAAGGCCCGTCTCCTCCCTCCGTGCgcccgggcggggggggctggggctgcctggggagcgGGAGGGGGCACCGGCGCCGTTCCCCCCCGGCCGGGAGGGAGTGTTCGTGGCCGCGTTTCGTGCTGGTGAAGAGGAGGGATGGACCAAGCACGGCTGTTGCGGTGTGGAGCAGCTGCATCTTCGCAGTGAGGAACAAAGATGGGGCCTGGTCTGGGAGGTGTCAGGGGGTGTCACCTGGGGGGTCAGGGCGGCCAGTGGGACCCCGGGCAGGGGCGTGtggggagaggggcagagggGCAGTAAACGCCCTGGGGAGGGTGGGATCGCTGGAAGCCTGGAGGGATGAGAGCAGGAAAGGATCACTGCTGAGAGGGATGGATTGCAgtgagggtgggaaggagggctggggctggcggcaGGGAGGCAATGCGGGTCTGGGGTGACGGTGGCTGGGCCTGCGCGTGGACTGGacagctcctgcagctggtgGGACAAGCAGGTGCAGGAGCTGAAGCAGGGtaagctgcctgctctgcagcaccTCTGCGGGCACAGTCAGACTGGGGAATTGTCTATGGAGACGACATGAAGCTGGCAGCAGGCTTATTTCTTGTGCTAGGTCCAGCAGCATTGTGGAGCTGCCCTTGGGACGCTGAGGTCCAGTCCAGCGCTGTGGCCTTTGCTCTGGCCCACTGTCCTCTTCACTTCCCTGCAGGGCCAGGAGCAGTGGCATCAGCTGTTCCCACCACCCTGGCAGGATAGGGCCTGGCGGCTGCTGCAGGCCCTGTGTGGCCCCAAGCTGGGTGCCACAGCAGGCAGGGCTCCTCACTGGGCAAGGTGCAGCACCACCTCCACCACATTGGTGCTGTCCTTGGCGCTGGTCTCACAGAACAGGGAGCCGTGGgcctggggggagcagggggtgtCAGTGgggtccctgctgccctgggggCCCCGAGGTGTGCCTGCTCACCATGGCCAGTTGCTGCCTGTGGGCTGTGCGGACCCCCGCTGCCTCTGGCAGGCTGCGCCGCAGGTCTGTCTTGTTCCCCACCAGCATGAGTGGCAGCGGCCTCTCTGTGGCCTGTGGGAGGGAAGGGTGGCtcagggctccctggggctggcagcctccagctgctgctgtagtCCATCTCCTCAAGGAGCCGCAGAGCTCTGTCACATGCACCGGCTGCACCTTGTCACACCTGTACTATGCCGAGGAGCAGAGTGCAGTTCCAGACCCAACACAAACACCAGTGAAGGGGAAAAGCTGGGGGGAAGCAATCCTGCTGCTCCCAGAGGCTGGCCCCCCACCTTGCTTTGCAACCAGCCCAGCGTGCTCCTGTCTTGTTCCTGCTCCCCTAGGACTGGCTGGGGCATGGCACAGTCTGGCCCCAAAGCTCCTGCCCCTTTCTGTGGGGGTTGGGTGCCTGTTGGACCCTTCCTGCTACCTTGATGTCCTCAATCCACTGGCAGAAGCTGAGGAAGCTGCTTGGGGAGCTGATGTTGTAGAGGAGCAGCACACCGTGGGCTTTGTGGAAGTAGCACTGGGTGATGCTCTGGTATCTGGGGCCAGGGGTGTGTCACTGCTGTGGGCCCGGGCCAGGCCCactgccccagggctgctctgctgctggtgcaGTGACTGCCagcctgcagggctgctgccagagcaggaCCTGGCCCTGACTGGCCTGGCATGGCAGCAGGCACCCCAGCCCCTGTGCTCTCACCTCTCCTGCCCAGCTGTGTCCCAGATCTGTAACGTGGTTTGCTCCCTGTCCACCAGCAGCTGCTTTATCTGCAAGTCCACCCCTGCTGGGAGGGACAGTCAGTCAGGTGCTGCTCCTGtgcctctgccccagctgggTGCCGAGGGTGCTGGAGATGTCTCCTCTGAACTCGTTTGTGCAGAGGTGCATCAGAAAGCTGGACTTTCCCATGCCCCTGTCCCCTGCCAGAACCAGCTGGTacatggggcagggggatgtGGGTTCTTCTCCCCTCTCGCACTCCTGGTGAGGCAAGCAGCAGTGGGGTGCTGGCACAGGGTGTGGGTGTGCCCCGGTTTCCCCTGTAGCCTGGCCCTTTGCACCGGATGGGGAGTTGCTGGTTACCTCCGGTGCAAAGGCAGGAAGCTTCTTCTTGATGAAGTGCCTGGGAGAGCTGCTGGGTCCATCTGCTTCACCTGTCAGGGGGCCAGAGGCCTGCTGTGTGACAGATGCCatggtgaggggcccaaacctgGGAGCTGTGGGCAAGCAGCCCTGTGTCCCTTTCCCTAGCCTgcggtgctgggctgggggcagatCCCCCACCTCGGTGCCCTCGTGGGAGCTGGAGGGAGGACTGTCCTCCAAACTgtggctgcctgcactgctgaGCAAGGAGGCTGTGTCTGGGCTGGAGGccaagctctgctgctgtctgAGGCCGGCACTGCTGCAGCCCAGGTCTCCATCTGCCCCAGAGGCTGCATCGGGGAGTGGGTGGTGCGGGGATTTCTCCCCCCTGCTCCTGTGCCGGAGGGCAGTGCTCAAtgaggggggggctgcagcctgcGCTGCCCCTCCACCCTCCATCACTCACCTGCTGTGGGTGTCCTCTAGGCGGGCAGCAGGGGGGCATGGCTGTGGGGTAGGAGGTTCGGCATGGAGGCACCCTGTGGGGGGGTACCTGGGGGGGGACTATGTGGCCTCCAGCTCCAGGGGCTCATGCAGGTCCCAgagtgctggcagcagcctgtgTGCTGTGTCCCCATGAGCCAGGGGTGCCAGCAGGGCAAGTGAGGGCAGCCGAGCCAGCCAGCTGCTGTGTCCCGCAGTGCCAGCCAGCACCCAGCATCCCTGCCCTCGCGGGTGCCAGTCCTGGCCCTCCCCTCCTGCATGGGTGCCAGCCccatgctctgcagcagctgcagggctcGCCGCTTGTGGGTCTGGTTGCGAGCCAAGCAGCAGGGCTGAGCGCGGGCTGTTGCTCTTGCAGAGGCTCCTGTTTGTCATCCTGGTGGGAGGGAGCcggggggcagcaggggctgACCCAGGGGAGGGCTGTACCCACAGCAATGgcacctgcaggcagcagcacatccCCGGCTGCCCCAGTGACTGCTCCCCCTCAGCTGCCTGGCCGGGCTGGGACATACTGCAGCATCCTGACATAGCTTGCGAACGCCAGGTTCTCCTCCGCCATCTCCCACAGGGCCAGATGCTCCCTGCAGGGACACAGCAGCCTCATGGCAGGGCCCCCGTGGGGACCTGCCCCCTCAGCAGGCACAGGGGCTGCGTGGGGCCTTCCAGCCCCAACCCAGCAGGCACCCCATGCCTGGGGTGGCAGAGGTACCCTTGGAGGTGCTGAGACAGCCAGGGAGTCCCAAGGACACCGAGAGCTTGCCAACAACGGGCCTGGAGGGATGTGCTAGCAGCTCTGGGCAGGCTTCCCAGCTGCCTGTGCTCATGACGGGGCTGAGCAAGGCAGCATTTCCCCAACGGGCACCTGGccttccccacagcagcagggcaggcaggagcgcaCAGGGTCTGGCAGAGGCTCCCTGCTGTGGCCGGGCTCGGCGGGGCACCTGCCGGCAGTGCTGCCTGCTCGGCTGCTGGAGCAGCACGCGGGGCTGGCGCTGGGCCATGTGCAGGCAGGGTCTCCCGCAAAGCTGGGTACAGCCCCGCCATCCCCCTCCCACAAAATGCCACTTCTTGTGCTGCTGGGCCTGCTCAGGGAAGTCCCCCcacagctgctccagctctgcctgcagctgggagacGCTGCGCTCAGCCTCGCGCAAGGTGCGACGCAGCCGATCGTTCTCCTGGGCAGGGCGAGACGAGTCCCTGCTGGGGCGCAGCCTGGTGCACCGGGGAGCTCTTGGGtgcccggggctgcaggggaccacTGCCTGGGTCCCTGCCCAGCCCTACCTGGGTGATATCCCTGAGCTGGTGCCACAGCCGCCCGGCTCCCGTCCCTGAGCCCCGCGTGGGTCCCTGCAtctcctggggagggagaggtgtgAGCAGCAGTGCCCAGCCTGGGGTGCTGGGCGCTGGGCACTATAGACCCCCATTGCTCCCAATGCAGCCCCCACTGCTCCAGTTGGAGACCCCACGGTGGCTGCACTGCCGCATCAGGACAGGGCCAGACCCCAGCGTCGCCCTGCAGTGCCATCCTCACCTCCTGCGGGACCGTATCCTGCTGGCTGCGGCAGGCTGGTGGGCACGGGGCCTGGCGGGAGCCCTGGCCGCAGGTGTCAGTCCCCATCTGGCACCGGCCACCACTGCTGCAGTGTGGGGCCTGTTGGGTGCAGCTGGTGCCGTGGCCCTGCAGCGCTGCTGGGCCCCATGGAACCGCCCTGACGTGTCTGCTCTGCGGGTGGGGGCCCGGGGCTGGCCCATGatcctgcagcagtgctggtacCGTGCCCTCCTGGGCAGCTGggctggcccccccccccccccccgcgccgatGCCCTGGCTCGCTCTGGTACCTGCACTAGTACCCCCACCCAGTGCCTCAGGCTCCCCCCAGTCTCCCCTCCCGCTGAAGCACTGGGCGCTGGCAGGTGCCGGGGGCTCCGTCCGTCTGTCTGCCTGTCCATCCATCCTCCCCAGGGCTTTGCACAGCCACAGAGAGCAGATGGGGTGGAGAGTGGTCTGGGGGTGCTGTGACCGCGGTCCCCAGGGAGAAGGGCAGCTGCTGTGGTGGGGgacaggagcagctgcagccagggctgggcatGGTGCCCATGGGACCCCATGGCCTGGCATTGTCCCCAGTGTCCTGGGGCAGGTCCTTGGCCAAGCGGCTTGGGGCAGTCCCTGCTGCCTGGGAAGGTGCTCATCTGGGGGGTCCTGTCCCTGCACTGGCCCCACTGCCAGGCCAGGCTGGTGCCACGACACCTCGCAGGCACCTTTCGGGCCGGTGCACCCAGCACTGCATCATGCTGGAGCCACCCGTGTCCTGCGGGGGTGAGCTGGCTCCTCCAGGGGCTCAGCTGGGAGCATGCAGGGAGTACCAGCCATGGGCTGAATGCTCTCCTGGAGCCCAGGATCCCAGGCCAGtgctccctcctctgccaccctCAGCTTGTCCCCCCTCTCCAGCAGAGCTGTCCCAAAGGCACCCTTGGCCATGGCTGCTGCATGGAAGGGGCCGGTGCTGGGGGCACCTCCGTGCCCAGCCCCATGGCTGCAGCCTGCATGGGGGCAGATGGCACAGGCTCAGCTCAgagttttatataaaaatgtattgaagAAGCTATTTACAATAAGCACACCATCGGTGGATGAGCTGAGACACAGAGAtggccagggcagagccctgctcaCCTGGCAGACCCTGGGCCAGGGCAGCCAGACTGGTAGCCGGTGTGTGGCAggagctgcctccctgcccagagggagcccagcagcagccagggctgagaACCCGCCACCCGGCTCACTCCGGCCAGCCCCAGCTCAGCGCAGGACCGGTGTCCCTGTCAGCGCCCACCTCCTGGGTCCCCCTCAGGCTCTCAGATGCCGCTGTCTCCTGGGATGGGGGTCAGGATGCCCAGTGGAACCCAGCGGGGCCAGGGCACAGGCACAGGGCATGGCAGGCAccagcccctgctgctgccatGTGAGCGGCTGGGCACAGTCTGTCCCAGCAGGGACTACGTGGAGACGCTGATGCGCTGCTGGGCGCGTCGTCGCCGCATGATGCGCAGGGCCGGGCTGCTGCGCTGGTGCTGGGGGGAGCCGTGGAGGCAGAAGGGGCTAAGCAGCAGCCACAGGTAGAGCAGGACGCAGGCCCAGCACGAGGACATCTTCACCCAGAAGGTCGACCAGCTGCCGTGTGTGAAGGTGGTCTCCAGCACTGCATTCTCGTAGCTGGTGGGAGAGGGCAGCTGTTGGGTGCCCGAGGGATGCCAACACGGGGGATCCCAGCACCAGCTGCACCCACCAGGTCACCCCGTGTCCCAGCAGCTGCGTGGCTCTGGGCACGTCCCACCTGCCATGGAGCCCCctcagccctgcagaccccagcctGGCTCACTGCACTGCCATTGGCAGGGGCTGTTGGTTGAAGCGGTGCAGGTCTGCGGGTGCAGAGCCATGTGCTTCCCCAGTGGGCACCAGCTCAGTGACACCAGCACAGCCTGGAGCAGAGGGCCAGTGAGGAGTGCAATGCTGCAGCCTGAGCCTCCACAGGGAGTGGGTCGGAGGTGGTGGGGTGATGACGCTGAGGGGGTGATGATGCTGGGAAGGGGGTGACAATGCTGGTGGGGCTGCAGGCCAGGCTCGGTGGCTGCACTAGCGAGAGGGAAGGGGAGCAAGAGCAaggagggctgggcagcagcGCAGGGCTCCACCTGAACCAGTTGGTGAGGGTCATCATGACGTAGAGCGAGGCGAGGAAGAACACAAAGTGGAAGGCTGAGTAGCTGTAGACCACCCGGTCTCGCTCATCCTGGATGATGCACTGTCCCCTGGTGGTCTCCTCCACTTGCTTGCACGTTGGCTCAGTGCCTGGGAGAGCACAGGGGCACAGCGGCTCCTGCACCCCCTCCTTGCCAGCACCCCCTCCTTGCCAGCACCCCCTCCTTGCCAGCACCCCCTGGGCTGGGACACAGGCACTCGAGGGCAGGCTCTGCccacccacccagcacccacctctgAGCTCCTCCTCCATCTTCTCTGGGCAGCAGAAGCAACAGGAGGGTttctgcagagagaggagtgTGGTGGCAACTGCTGCTAGGGCAGGGCAGCCTAGCCCCATGGCCACCACTGCTGGGCTGAGCCCTGCCACGGGATCTGGCCCTGCCTGGCACTGGGGCTGCCTGACTCTCAGgagctggtgcaggcaggggtgctcTGTGGGAAGTCTCCTGTGCTTGGCTGGACAAACCTGCCCCAGGCCTGGGTCTGGGGCTTGGAGCGGCGGGTCTGGGGTGTCCATGGCAGGAGGACACAGGGCACAGCGGGGGCAGCGACAGCATCCATACTCACTCTAAACTCAAAGCTGTAGACTTTGACCATCCAGAGGGGCCCGAAGACCTCAGCAAGGTAGGAGGCTTCATTACTGTGCCCAGGAGAGAGGCAGAAATCATAACATGGGCACCCACCGCCCTGTGCCAGgcacccagcccccccccccccccgccatggatCTGACACGGCTGGAGGACAcctgctctgctgtgcctggggtcACCACGCTGCCCCTGCCCATCTGCAGATGTCCTGCCTGCTCTGGCCCTGCCATCCCTCGGGACATCCCCCGGCTCTGCTGGCTGTGCCACAGACTGGGGACAGGGTCCCCTTGTGGTGCCTGTCAGGCTCGCCATGTCCAGAAGGGCTGGTGCTGCAGgcgccctgcctgccccacgccGTGGGTACACGCACCATGCGAAGAGCACGCAGGCGTACATGATGGCAGCCCCCAGGACAGCGACGGTGGTGTCCTCTGTCTGCAGCTCGTCCTGCCGGATGCCCGGGAAGCAGACGGTGAGGTTCTGCCCCTTGTAGAGCACTGCGGGGAGGTGGAGGTGAGACGGGTGCGTGCCCCAGCGGGGGGCTGCCGGTGGCAGGCGGGAGCACCCACCTCTCTCTGGGGGACGGCTGGACAGTGCAGAGAAGGTGAGGTACATCACGTAGCAGCTGATGATTGAGGACTGCAACAGCCCCGACCGCGGCTGCTCTGCAGGGGTGAGGTCAGAGGTGTCACCAGAGCCCCTGGTGTGCCACAAGCTGGCAGATGGGCTCTCCGTGGGCCCcaagcagccccctcctgctgctcccttgcCCCGAGGCACAGGAGGGGCCAGCAGGAGCCCTGGGGAGCCCACAGccaccctcccagccccaggacaTGAATGGCCCTGCAGTGCTGCGGCCCGTGCCATGCGGTACTCACTGAGCCGCACGCAGGGCGTGATGGAGATGAAGGACATGATGCCGCAG
Encoded here:
- the LOC128150647 gene encoding peptidyl-prolyl cis-trans isomerase FKBP8-like, which produces MARTAGPRRVTARRDALGDGPGPGGPGQSRRGGAGGDASGAGWWPRAPAAVEPRRRPGPRPAGSGGRRGGPGPGMPGPSPGGSPEREAGAGGRPRGPGGGRRVRFRLPHTAIAVPSVREEERLFYRRLEALAAPGPGGFGPLFAADGWSDLTEDRLLRKRVVRDGQGGPRPRPGQEVSVKVLGALEDGGLVERDPRLTFVPGHGDVVQALELGVPTMQPGEVSFFLAAFPYGYGRPGREPDVPPEAPLLFEVTLLEVRDGPDPQPLPPAARLRLGSQRRERGNFHFARGDFAAALRSYRLALRALDGPAAAPPGPQEEEELREQRVKCLNNCAAAELKLERAAEALAACEAALRISPDNGRALLRRGQLLAQQGRDAEAALDLRRALELDPASKVIHAELSRLVKRRSPPARADPQEPRQGPTPPPSPGAPAPPAPKGEA
- the SERF2 gene encoding small EDRK-rich factor 2; protein product: MTRGNQRELARQKNLKKQSDSGKGKRRDDGLSAAARKQRDSEIMQQKQKKADEKKEGAK
- the LOC128150648 gene encoding ras and EF-hand domain-containing protein-like — encoded protein: MASVTQQASGPLTGEADGPSSSPRHFIKKKLPAFAPEIKQLLVDREQTTLQIWDTAGQERYQSITQCYFHKAHGVLLLYNISSPSSFLSFCQWIEDIKATERPLPLMLVGNKTDLRRSLPEAAGVRTAHRQQLAMAHGSLFCETSAKDSTNVVEVVLHLAQ
- the SERINC4 gene encoding serine incorporator 4 isoform X1, translating into MAGTRAHSRLLHSLLCQLCCGCGCSSCHGLRVSTSTRILYTLLHVLASAVCCLMLSRTVAQAVREKVPFSVVLCEHLPGGTDCEQLVGSSAVYRVCFGTACFHLAQAALLLNVRSSTDCRAQLHNGFWLLKLLVLVGLWAASFFIPEDSFIRAWHYTGVCGGFAFILIQLVLITAFAHTWNKNWLTGAAQDKRWYLAVLLATAAFYTLASAAFSFLYKYYTHPAACHLNKALLTVNGSLCGIMSFISITPCVRLKQPRSGLLQSSIISCYVMYLTFSALSSRPPERVLYKGQNLTVCFPGIRQDELQTEDTTVAVLGAAIMYACVLFACNEASYLAEVFGPLWMVKVYSFEFRKPSCCFCCPEKMEEELRGGCWVGGQSLPSSACVPAQGVLARRGCWQGGGAGKEGVQEPLCPCALPGTEPTCKQVEETTRGQCIIQDERDRVVYSYSAFHFVFFLASLYVMMTLTNWFSYENAVLETTFTHGSWSTFWVKMSSCWACVLLYLWLLLSPFCLHGSPQHQRSSPALRIMRRRRAQQRISVST
- the SERINC4 gene encoding serine incorporator 4 isoform X2; this translates as MAGTRAHSRLLHSLLCQLCCGCGCSSCHGLRVSTSTRILYTLLHVLASAVCCLMLSRTVAQAVREKVPFSVVLCEHLPGGTDCEQLVGSSAVYRVCFGTACFHLAQAALLLNVRSSTDCRAQLHNGFWLLKLLVLVGLWAASFFIPEDSFIRAWHYTGVCGGFAFILIQLVLITAFAHTWNKNWLTGAAQDKRWYLAVLLATAAFYTLASAAFSFLYKYYTHPAACHLNKALLTVNGSLCGIMSFISITPCVRLKQPRSGLLQSSIISCYVMYLTFSALSSRPPERVLYKGQNLTVCFPGIRQDELQTEDTTVAVLGAAIMYACVLFACNEASYLAEVFGPLWMVKVYSFEFRKPSCCFCCPEKMEEELRGTEPTCKQVEETTRGQCIIQDERDRVVYSYSAFHFVFFLASLYVMMTLTNWFSYENAVLETTFTHGSWSTFWVKMSSCWACVLLYLWLLLSPFCLHGSPQHQRSSPALRIMRRRRAQQRISVST
- the SERINC4 gene encoding serine incorporator 4 isoform X3, which produces MAGTRAHSRLLHSLLCQLCCGCGCSSCHGLRVSTSTRILYTLLHVLASAVCCLMLSRTVAQAVREKVPFSVVLCEHLPGGTDCEQLVGSSAVYRVCFGTACFHLAQAALLLNVRSSTDCRAQLHNGFWLLKLLVLVGLWAASFFIPEDSFIRAWHYTGVCGGFAFILIQLVLITAFAHTWNKNWLTGAAQDKRWYLAVLLATAAFYTLASAAFSFLYKYYTHPAACHLNKALLTVNGSLCGIMSFISITPCVRLKQPRSGLLQSSIISCYVMYLTFSALSSRPPERVLYKGQNLTVCFPGIRQDELQTEDTTVAVLGAAIINEASYLAEVFGPLWMVKVYSFEFRKPSCCFCCPEKMEEELRGTEPTCKQVEETTRGQCIIQDERDRVVYSYSAFHFVFFLASLYVMMTLTNWFSYENAVLETTFTHGSWSTFWVKMSSCWACVLLYLWLLLSPFCLHGSPQHQRSSPALRIMRRRRAQQRISVST